One window of the Marmota flaviventris isolate mMarFla1 chromosome 2, mMarFla1.hap1, whole genome shotgun sequence genome contains the following:
- the LOC114088273 gene encoding olfactory receptor 4N5-like has translation MDTENSTVVTEFILLGLTQSQDTQILLFVLVSMFYLIILPGNVLIILTIRSDPGLNAPLYFFLGNLAFLDVSYSFIVSPRMLVDFFSEKKVISYNCCITQLFFLHFLGVGEMFLLVIMAFDRYIAICRPLHYATVMSPRVCYALLLALWLGAFAHSIVQVALILHLPFCGPNQLDNFFCDVPQVIKLACTDTFVVELLMVSNNGLLTLLCFLGLLASYAVILCRVKGHSSEGKSKAISTCTTHIIIVFLMFGPAIFIYTRPFRVFPVDKVVALFHTVIFPLLNPVIYTLRNQEVKTSMIKLLRQHRVF, from the coding sequence ATGGACACAGAAAACAGCACAGTGGTGACAGAATTCATCCTTCTTGGTTTGACCCAATCTCAAGATACTCAAATCCTGCTCTTTGTGCTAGTCTCAATGTTCTACCTCATAATCCTCCCTGGCAATGTTCTTATCATTCTTACTATAAGATCAGATCCTGGACTTAATGCTCCCCTCTATTTCTTCTTGGGAAACTTGGCCTTCCTGGATGTCTCCTACTCCTTCATTGTGTCTCCCAGGATGCTGGTGGACTTCTTCTCTGAGAAGAAAGTAATTTCTTACAATTGCTGCATCACCCAGCTGTTTTTCTTGCACTTCCTTGGTGTAGGGGAGATGTTCCTTCTTGTTATCATGGCCTTTGACCGCTATATTGCCATATGTCGGCCTCTACACTATGCAACAGTCATGAGCCCCAGGGTCTGCTATGCATTGCTGTTGGCTCTGTGGCTTGGGGCCTTTGCCCACTCCATTGTGCAAGTGGCCCTTATTCTGCACTTGCCCTTCTGTGGCCCAAACCAGCTGGACAACTTCTTCTGTGATGTGCCACAGGTCATCAAGCTGGCCTGCACTGACACCTTTGTGGTGGAGCTCCTGATGGTCTCAAACAATGGCCTGCTCACCCTGCTGTGCTTCCTGGGCCTTCTGGCCTCCTATGCTGTCATCCTCTGCAGAGTAAAGGGACACTCCTCAGAAGGGAAGAGCAAGGCTATCTCGACTTGCACGACCCACATTATCATTGTGTTCCTCATGTTCGGACCTGCCATTTTTATCTACACCCGCCCCTTCCGGGTTTTCCCAGTTGACAAAGTGGTTGCTCTCTTTCATACAGTCATCTTTCCTTTGCTGAACCCTGTAATTTATACACTTCGCAACCAGGAAGttaaaacttccatgataaagcTGTTAAGACAGCATAGGGTGTTCTAA